The following coding sequences are from one Biomphalaria glabrata chromosome 8, xgBioGlab47.1, whole genome shotgun sequence window:
- the LOC106056784 gene encoding glutamate receptor-like isoform X3 has product MIINIDTKRITTVENGYIMLKELHLIDTEMEHRVLLDLRIDKAEQIILKVMNDSEINNGKFHFLLGDLGMLEMNLTNFKIGGVNITGFQIVDPYNTTSELFLSTWANLDPTYWPGAGSKHVHYEAALAADAVRLFNSAFMSIIKKDPSFLKRMRTTGNTVKCTDDSDVKTGHGHVVLEEMKKTKFEGVTGHVAFNEFGQRKEFTLDVYNVAMTRGTAKIGYWNEKEAKFIAQNPRLFQSDPANVNRTRIVTTIIKEPYVMISKTIRDGTPKVGNEPVEGFCIDLTKAVAQKVGFDYIIQFVKDGSYGASFPNGTWDGIVGELVRHEADMAIAPFTITADRSRVIDFTKPFMSLGISIMIKRPQPAGKHFFSFMEPLSSEIWMCIIFAYIGVSVVLFLVSRFRFYNSSTQNLLSTSSDGQVLVSAIPNEWHLSGYQHSVANDFSISNSLWFSLGAFMQQGCDISPRSLSGRIVGSVWWFFTLIIISSYTANLAAFLTVERMLTPIESAEDLARQTEIQYGTIMSGSTKAFFKNSQFQTYQRMWAYMTSAQPSVFVRTHEEGIQRVRQSNGKYAYLTESLTIDYVSNRKPCDTLKVGNNLNSDGFGIGTPLGSDLRDKLNFAVLELRENGYLSQWEKRWFDKGECPPYNSNKEGSQSALTLANVAGIFYILIGGLVIAVFSAAVEFLYKSKKDSRNSRTSFSSSLRSRARLSFKGHIDKEQKTANGTRRRSHNSVTYTYTGPTTVIGSSHAFEDTNTHTEV; this is encoded by the exons ATGATCATCAACATTGACACTAAAAGAATCACCACCGTGGAGAACGGCTACATCATGCTGAAAGAACTCCATTTGATAGACACGGAGATGGAGCATAGAGTTCTACTAGATCTTAGAATCGACAAAGCTGAACAGATTATATTAAAAGTT ATGAATGACAGTGAAATAAATAATGGGAAATTCCACTTCCTACTGGGAGATTTA GGTATGCTCGAGATGAACCTAACAAATTTTAAGATAGGAGGTGTCAATATAACAGGTTTTCAAATAGTGGACCCCTACAATACCACCTCCGAGCTGTTTCTATCTACCTGGGCCAATTTAGACCCAACATACTGGCCTGGTGCTGGATCGAAGCATGTTCAT TATGAAGCCGCTCTGGCTGCAGATGCTGTCCGTTTGTTTAACAGTGCCTTCATGTCAATAATAAAGAAAGATCCTAGTTTTCTCAAGAGGATGAGAACCACTGGTAATACAGTGAAATGCACAGATGACTCCGATGTCAAGACAGGTCATGGGCATGTTGTATTGGAAGAAATGAAAAAG aCCAAATTTGAGGGAGTTACAGGCCATGTGGCCTTCAACGAATTTGGCCAAAGAAAAGAGTTTACATTGGATGTTTACAATGTGGCTATGACCCGAGGAACTGCCAAG ATAGGTTATTGGAATGAAAAAGAGGCTAAATTCATAGCCCAGAATCCTCGACTCTTTCAAAGTGACCCAGCTAATGTAAACAGAACGAGAATAGTGACAACTATCATA aaagAGCCCTACGTCATGATAAGTAAAACCATCCGGGATGGTACACCCAAAGTAGGGAATGAGCCAGTTGAGGGATTCTGTATAGACCTAACCAAGGCTGTTGCACAGAAG gtTGGTTTTGACTACATTATCCAGTTTGTTAAAGATGGTAGCTATGGTGCCTCATTTCCAAATGGAACCTGGGATGGTATTGTTGGCGAGTTGGTGCGACAT GAGGCTGACATGGCTATTGCTCCCTTTACTATAACGGCTGACCGGTCACGTGTTATTGACTTCACTAAACCTTTCATGAGTCTGGGGATATCCATCATGATCAAAAGACCCCAGCCAGCTGGGAAACACTTCTTCTCTTTCATGGAGCCCTTGTCTTCTGAGATTTGGATGTGTATCATTTTTGCCTACATTGGGGTCAGCGTAGTCTTATTTCTTGTCAGTCGATTCAg GTTCTACAATAGCTCAACTCAAAATTTGCTTAGCACTTCTTCCGATGGTCAAGTCCTGGTCTCTGCTAT tcCCAATGAGTGGCATTTATCAGGCTATCAACACTCAGTGGCCAATGATTTCTCCATTTCCAATTCCCTTTGGTTTTCACTGGGCGCTTTCATGCAACAAGGTTGTGATATATCACCAAG GTCATTATCAGGACGCATAGTTGGTTCAGTCTGGTGGTTCTTCACATTAATTATTATCTCCTCTTATACTGCCAACTTAGCTGCTTTTTTGACGGTAGAGAGAATGTTGACACCAATTGAGTCTGCAGAGGACTTGGCTAGGCAAACTGAGATCCAATATGGTACCATCATGTCAGGAAGCACCAAGGCATTCTTCAag AACTCGCAGTTCCAGACATACCAACGTATGTGGGCATACATGACATCTGCACAGCCCAGTGTCTTTGTCCGGACACATGAGGAGGGCATCCAAAGAGTCAGGCAATCCAATGGGAAGTATGCTTATCTGACAGAATCATTGACTATCGATTATGTCAGCAACAGGAAGCCTTGCGACACATTAAAAGTTGGCAACAATTTGAACTCTGATGGTTTTGGCATTGGGACACCCCTGGGTTCTGATTTAAG AGACAAACTAAATTTTGCTGTGTTGGAATTACGAGAGAACGGCTACCTATCACAATGGGAGAAGCGTTGGTTTGACAAAGGGGAATGCCCCCCATACAATTCAAATAAGGAAGGATCTCAGAGTGCATTGACTTTGGCCAATGTGGCTGGCATATTCTATATATTAATTGGTGGTCTGGTCATAGCGGTTTTCTCAGCAGCTGTggaatttttatataaatccaAAAAAGACTCCAGAAACTCAAGg acgTCCTTTAGCTCATCTTTGAGGTCAAGGGCAAGGCTGTCTTTTAAAGGTCACATTgataaagaacaaaaaactgCAAATGGAACACGCAGACGCTCACATAATTCTGTAACA tataccTATACAGGACCCACCACAGTTATTGGAAGCAGCCACGCCTTTGaagacacaaatacacacacagaaGTGTAA